The proteins below come from a single Proteiniborus sp. DW1 genomic window:
- a CDS encoding acyl-CoA dehydratase activase-related protein yields the protein MSLKIGVPRSLFYYDYFPLWKEFFSELGAEVVVSSKTNKSILNHGVSNCVDEACLPVKIYHGHVIELKDKVDYIFMPKIISVYKKEYGCPKYLGLPEMVQNSISNLPNCIDVNVNLIKSNTGLMDAVIETGKYVTSDVTRIKKAYKVATRHYENYKRLINKGIIPIEAIKSYNNATKAKRPISNNGPIFMLVGHPYNLYDEYMNMNIINKLWSYGIRVITSEMVDAVKVDYYSAKIPKRMFWTYGKRIIGSSFCMINEKKMDGIIYVSSFGCGVDSILIDLVQRAARKEGIPFTLLTIDEHTGEAGINTRIEAFIDMINRRNRNENYISTHG from the coding sequence ATGTCTTTAAAGATTGGTGTTCCACGAAGCCTATTTTATTATGATTATTTTCCTTTATGGAAAGAGTTTTTTAGCGAACTTGGAGCAGAGGTAGTAGTCTCGTCAAAAACAAACAAGTCTATTTTAAATCATGGTGTTTCAAATTGTGTTGATGAAGCTTGTCTTCCTGTAAAAATTTATCATGGGCATGTAATAGAACTTAAAGATAAGGTAGATTATATTTTTATGCCTAAGATTATTAGTGTTTATAAAAAAGAATATGGATGTCCAAAATACTTAGGATTACCTGAAATGGTACAAAATTCTATAAGTAATCTTCCTAATTGTATAGATGTAAATGTGAATTTAATTAAATCTAATACTGGACTAATGGATGCAGTTATAGAAACAGGAAAATATGTCACTTCTGATGTCACTAGAATAAAGAAGGCTTATAAGGTGGCAACAAGACACTATGAAAATTATAAAAGGCTTATTAATAAAGGGATAATACCTATTGAGGCCATAAAGAGTTATAACAATGCTACAAAAGCAAAAAGGCCAATTAGTAATAATGGGCCTATATTTATGTTAGTAGGTCATCCGTATAATCTATATGATGAATATATGAATATGAATATAATTAATAAGCTATGGAGTTATGGTATTAGAGTTATAACCTCAGAAATGGTTGATGCAGTAAAAGTAGATTATTATTCTGCTAAAATACCTAAAAGAATGTTTTGGACTTATGGAAAAAGAATAATAGGTTCATCATTTTGCATGATTAATGAAAAAAAGATGGATGGAATAATTTATGTATCTTCCTTTGGATGTGGGGTTGATTCTATACTAATAGATTTAGTACAGAGAGCAGCTAGAAAAGAGGGTATTCCTTTTACATTGTTAACTATTGATGAGCATACGGGAGAAGCTGGCATAAATACTAGAATAGAAGCATTCATTGACATGATAAATCGGAGGAATAGAAATGAAAATTACATTTCCACACATGGGTAA
- a CDS encoding acyl-CoA dehydratase activase-related protein: MKITFPHMGNTYIAVKGLFEDLGNEVVLAPRCSKRTLELGTKYSPESICLPLKINIGNYIGAIEKGADTIVITGSCGPCRFGFYHIMEQYLLNDFGYDVKIIAFDPPDGKPMVLFNRIAEAMNTSNPLRILKSGKRAFKILCEADNLTDLANKKRPIAVNGHEIDMVIEEFYRDIELTHGVEEILRLIEKTKTRLEKIDIDPKKRPLKIGIIGEIYTIIEPFVNLDVEKKLGHLGAEVEKSLTPSNWAKHHIFSFPFGSEEEKSKWEAAKPYLSTLVGGHGRETIGSAVQYAQAGYDGLVQIFPLTCMPEIVAESILPTIQKDYDIPILTLVVDEMTGEAGYLTRLEAFVDLLKKRREDKNFERMLLRG, from the coding sequence ATGAAAATTACATTTCCACACATGGGTAATACGTATATTGCTGTTAAAGGATTATTTGAGGATTTAGGAAACGAAGTGGTTTTAGCACCTAGATGCAGTAAAAGAACTCTTGAGCTAGGAACCAAGTACTCACCGGAGTCAATATGTCTACCTTTAAAAATAAATATTGGAAATTATATTGGAGCTATTGAAAAAGGGGCAGATACAATAGTTATAACAGGTAGCTGTGGTCCTTGTAGATTTGGATTCTATCATATTATGGAGCAATATTTACTAAATGATTTTGGATATGATGTTAAAATAATTGCCTTTGATCCTCCTGATGGAAAACCAATGGTATTGTTTAATAGAATAGCTGAAGCAATGAATACATCAAATCCACTAAGAATATTAAAGAGTGGTAAAAGAGCATTTAAAATATTATGCGAGGCAGATAATTTGACAGACCTTGCTAATAAAAAACGTCCAATAGCTGTAAATGGCCATGAAATAGATATGGTAATTGAGGAGTTTTATCGAGATATAGAACTTACACATGGAGTTGAAGAAATATTACGACTTATAGAAAAAACTAAAACAAGACTTGAAAAAATAGACATAGATCCTAAAAAAAGACCTTTGAAGATAGGTATTATTGGAGAGATATATACTATAATAGAGCCCTTTGTAAACTTAGATGTAGAAAAAAAGCTTGGACATTTAGGTGCAGAAGTAGAAAAATCTCTTACTCCAAGTAACTGGGCAAAGCATCATATCTTTTCTTTTCCATTTGGCTCTGAGGAAGAGAAGAGTAAATGGGAAGCAGCAAAGCCATATTTAAGTACTTTAGTAGGAGGACATGGAAGAGAAACCATAGGTAGTGCAGTGCAATATGCTCAAGCTGGCTATGATGGATTAGTACAAATATTTCCGTTAACTTGTATGCCAGAGATTGTAGCTGAGAGTATTCTACCTACTATTCAAAAAGACTATGACATACCCATATTAACTTTAGTTGTGGATGAGATGACAGGTGAAGCTGGATATTTAACTAGACTAGAAGCTTTCGTCGATCTTTTGAAGAAAAGAAGGGAGGACAAAAATTTTGAAAGAATGTTACTTAGGGGTTGA
- a CDS encoding acyl-CoA dehydratase activase, with amino-acid sequence MLKECYLGVDVGSVSTNIILIDEEENVLLKKYVRTQGKPIEILQNGLGEIRRELGELPIKGVGATGSGRYLASMILGADVVKNEITSHAVASIKYVPNVRTILEIGGQDSKIILLRDGVVTDFAMNTVCAAGTGSFLDRQATRLGIKIQEFGMLALSSKNPVRIAGRCAVFAESDMIHKQQLGHNQEDIVRGLCEALVRNYLNNVGKGKEVSDSVVFQGGVAANVGIKKAFEDALNTKIIVPENYDVMGAIGVALLAKEEVKSKGKTNFRGLGISDVPYKVKGIECGDCSNTCEVIEIVANNTVVARYGDKCGKWTGQLTTSNKNLA; translated from the coding sequence ATTTTGAAAGAATGTTACTTAGGGGTTGATGTTGGTTCTGTAAGTACAAATATTATTTTAATAGATGAAGAGGAGAATGTTTTATTAAAAAAATATGTACGAACGCAAGGCAAACCTATAGAAATTTTACAGAATGGGTTAGGAGAAATTAGAAGAGAACTAGGTGAACTTCCAATAAAAGGAGTGGGTGCTACTGGTAGTGGAAGGTATCTAGCAAGTATGATATTAGGAGCAGATGTGGTTAAAAACGAGATAACCTCACATGCTGTAGCATCAATAAAATATGTTCCTAATGTCAGAACTATTTTAGAAATAGGAGGTCAGGATTCGAAGATAATTTTATTGCGAGATGGAGTAGTTACTGATTTTGCTATGAATACTGTATGTGCTGCAGGAACAGGTTCTTTCTTAGATAGGCAGGCTACAAGGCTTGGTATTAAGATCCAAGAGTTTGGCATGCTAGCTTTAAGCTCAAAGAATCCAGTTAGAATAGCTGGTAGATGTGCAGTTTTTGCAGAATCAGATATGATACATAAACAGCAGCTAGGACATAATCAAGAGGATATAGTAAGGGGACTTTGTGAAGCATTAGTTAGAAACTACTTGAACAATGTAGGAAAAGGAAAAGAAGTATCAGATTCAGTAGTGTTTCAAGGCGGGGTAGCTGCTAATGTAGGGATAAAGAAAGCCTTTGAAGATGCACTCAATACAAAAATTATTGTTCCAGAAAACTATGATGTAATGGGAGCAATAGGAGTAGCATTATTGGCAAAGGAAGAGGTAAAGAGCAAAGGAAAAACAAACTTTAGAGGCCTAGGCATTTCTGATGTACCATACAAGGTTAAGGGCATTGAGTGTGGAGATTGTTCAAACACATGCGAAGTTATAGAAATAGTAGCTAATAATACTGTAGTAGCTAGATATGGTGACAAATGTGGTAAATGGACTGGACAATTAACAACATCAAATAAAAATTTGGCATAA
- a CDS encoding HD-GYP domain-containing protein, with protein sequence MTLLSIEDVKPGMILNRNIENEATGAILLASGTVLNRNNITTLRNLGIKFLEIYSNNNKQDEFVIINNDCFAEKYKKFSDKTKGIFYNARFGKKLVVCEIGEAVNKMIEEIVKSNNILARLRQIEEESDYTYRHSLDVCMLATMVGKWLGYSAVELKQLALAGLFHDIGKVKIPDNIINKPGRLTEDEYDLVKNHTIFGYNLLNETVGISKNIAFGALQHHEREDGSGYPLGLDSKKIHEFAKIIAVCDVYNAMTTERVYKGKQSPFLVAEQIFRDSFCTLDPRIANVFINNISKFYVGNIVKLNSGEIGEVVYIHRQMPTRPVVKVESRFLDLLTDRDYYVADVIN encoded by the coding sequence ATGACGCTCTTAAGTATTGAAGACGTAAAACCTGGAATGATTCTTAATAGAAATATTGAGAATGAAGCAACAGGTGCAATATTATTAGCAAGCGGTACGGTATTAAATAGAAATAATATTACGACCTTACGAAACTTAGGAATTAAATTTTTAGAGATCTATTCAAATAATAATAAGCAAGATGAGTTCGTGATCATCAATAATGATTGTTTTGCAGAAAAATATAAAAAATTTTCAGATAAAACAAAAGGTATTTTTTATAATGCAAGGTTTGGGAAAAAATTAGTTGTTTGTGAAATAGGGGAAGCAGTAAATAAAATGATAGAAGAAATAGTTAAAAGTAATAATATTTTAGCTAGATTGAGACAAATTGAAGAAGAAAGTGATTATACCTATAGGCATTCTCTAGATGTTTGTATGCTTGCTACAATGGTTGGAAAATGGTTAGGCTACTCAGCAGTAGAGCTTAAACAACTTGCGCTAGCAGGTCTATTCCATGATATTGGCAAAGTGAAAATTCCAGACAATATTATAAATAAGCCTGGAAGGTTGACAGAAGATGAATACGACCTAGTAAAAAACCATACTATTTTTGGATACAATCTGCTTAATGAAACTGTTGGTATAAGTAAGAATATTGCTTTTGGTGCACTACAACACCATGAAAGAGAAGATGGTAGTGGTTATCCTTTAGGATTAGATTCAAAGAAAATTCATGAGTTTGCAAAAATAATAGCAGTATGTGATGTTTATAATGCAATGACTACAGAAAGAGTATATAAAGGAAAACAATCACCTTTTTTAGTTGCTGAGCAAATATTTAGGGATAGTTTTTGTACATTGGATCCTAGAATTGCAAATGTGTTTATAAACAATATATCTAAATTTTATGTAGGAAATATCGTAAAACTTAACAGTGGAGAAATAGGAGAGGTGGTATATATTCATAGACAAATGCCAACAAGACCGGTAGTAAAAGTAGAAAGTAGATTTCTTGATTTATTAACTGACAGAGATTATTACGTAGCAGATGTAATTAACTAA
- a CDS encoding recombinase family protein: MYALYARQSRDKKDSISIESQFEFCMKEVPEGVEVRKYKDKGYSGKSIERPEFQKLLKDIEKGIIEKVIVYRLDRMSRSTLDFARLMDYFKKYNTEFISTTEKFDTSTPIGKAMLSIVMVFAQLERETIQQRITDNYYERGKKGMFLGGNVPFGYELIPTRIDGKKTNMLSPTNSLGYVVDLYNKYVNSRASLKSLAFDLNEREIKTRFDNYWDSAKISRLLKNPVYVKADIDVYNYYKNMGCILHNDISEYTGENGLYVYGNNVSTSTKFQNLEGYHVVLAPHKGVIDSNTWLKCQHKLSKNKQIKNSGKSKYSWLSGLVKCKQCGYSMNINKATLSKKNNTSALYFRCSGRANKKICDSLSLKVDAIEQLVANDMFEYIENLSNKLKIDTVKENKKINELKTNMARIENEIENLIDNLTQAKGASMKYINKRIEKLDEELSVLNEELLKANQDNSVDDKKIIELKRLISIWDELPLDDKKEFAQALIDKVHIRNIANKIECKVDFRY, encoded by the coding sequence ATGTATGCCCTTTACGCTAGGCAAAGCAGAGATAAAAAAGATTCTATTTCTATAGAGAGCCAATTCGAATTTTGTATGAAAGAAGTACCTGAAGGTGTAGAAGTTAGAAAATATAAAGATAAAGGTTACTCAGGAAAAAGCATCGAGAGACCAGAATTTCAGAAATTACTAAAAGATATTGAAAAAGGGATAATTGAGAAGGTTATAGTTTATAGGCTGGACCGTATGAGCAGATCTACTTTAGATTTTGCAAGACTTATGGATTACTTCAAAAAATATAATACTGAATTTATTAGTACTACTGAAAAATTTGATACTTCTACACCAATAGGTAAAGCTATGCTATCAATTGTGATGGTGTTTGCTCAACTAGAAAGAGAAACTATTCAGCAAAGAATCACTGACAATTACTATGAACGTGGTAAGAAAGGTATGTTTTTAGGTGGTAATGTACCTTTTGGATACGAATTAATTCCTACAAGAATAGATGGTAAAAAAACTAATATGTTATCCCCCACCAATTCCTTAGGCTATGTAGTAGATTTATATAATAAATATGTTAATAGCAGAGCAAGTTTAAAATCATTAGCTTTTGACTTAAATGAAAGAGAGATAAAAACTAGATTCGATAATTATTGGGACAGCGCTAAAATAAGCAGGTTATTAAAAAACCCAGTGTATGTGAAGGCAGATATAGATGTTTATAACTATTACAAAAATATGGGCTGTATTCTACATAATGATATATCTGAATACACTGGTGAGAATGGTTTATATGTATATGGCAACAATGTTTCTACAAGCACGAAATTCCAAAATTTAGAAGGATATCATGTAGTTTTAGCTCCCCACAAAGGCGTTATAGATAGTAATACTTGGCTTAAATGTCAGCACAAATTAAGTAAGAATAAACAGATAAAAAATTCTGGCAAAAGTAAATACAGTTGGCTATCTGGATTAGTTAAATGTAAACAATGTGGCTATTCAATGAATATTAATAAAGCTACATTATCAAAGAAAAACAATACTTCTGCTTTATATTTTAGATGTTCTGGTCGCGCCAATAAAAAGATTTGTGATAGTTTATCTTTGAAAGTGGATGCGATTGAGCAACTAGTTGCAAATGATATGTTTGAATATATAGAAAATCTAAGCAATAAATTAAAAATAGATACAGTAAAGGAAAACAAAAAAATAAATGAATTAAAAACTAATATGGCTCGAATAGAGAATGAAATAGAGAATCTAATAGACAATTTAACACAAGCTAAAGGTGCATCTATGAAATATATTAATAAAAGAATTGAAAAACTTGACGAAGAATTAAGTGTGTTAAATGAAGAGTTGCTAAAAGCTAATCAAGATAATAGCGTTGATGATAAAAAGATAATTGAATTAAAAAGACTCATATCTATATGGGACGAATTACCTTTAGATGATAAAAAAGAATTTGCCCAGGCCTTAATTGATAAAGTACACATTCGAAATATAGCTAATAAAATTGAGTGTAAAGTAGATTTTAGATATTGA
- a CDS encoding helix-turn-helix domain-containing protein: protein MDANDIKDIIKNRRIELGLTQLDIAKAVGVSEATVSRWESGDIGDMKRSRIATLAKVLRISPNVIMGWKDEDDFQLGNLLVTYDDELIAIINKITNLPQNKSNIKSIINDILEMDEKQLEQLKKLIIVIKSNILD, encoded by the coding sequence ATGGATGCAAATGATATTAAGGATATCATTAAAAATAGACGCATAGAATTAGGGCTTACACAATTAGATATAGCAAAAGCTGTGGGTGTTAGTGAAGCCACCGTATCACGTTGGGAATCTGGAGATATTGGAGATATGAAAAGAAGCAGAATTGCTACACTTGCAAAAGTATTACGAATATCTCCTAACGTTATTATGGGCTGGAAAGATGAAGATGATTTTCAATTAGGAAATTTATTAGTAACATATGATGATGAGTTAATTGCCATAATTAATAAAATCACCAATCTTCCTCAAAATAAATCTAACATAAAAAGCATTATAAATGATATATTAGAAATGGACGAGAAGCAATTAGAACAGCTGAAAAAATTGATAATAGTTATAAAAAGCAATATCTTAGATTAA
- a CDS encoding helix-turn-helix transcriptional regulator codes for MFDRNKFRAKIIENGLTTEQVAEKLNINVVTLYRKMNGVSDFTRNEVQQLKEILNLDVHTAYAIFFAEQLT; via the coding sequence ATGTTCGATAGAAATAAATTCAGAGCCAAAATTATTGAAAATGGTCTTACAACCGAGCAAGTAGCAGAAAAGCTAAATATCAACGTTGTAACACTTTATCGAAAAATGAATGGTGTCAGCGATTTCACTAGAAATGAAGTTCAGCAACTAAAAGAAATATTAAATTTAGATGTACATACTGCTTATGCAATTTTTTTTGCCGAGCAACTTACGTAA
- a CDS encoding AbrB/MazE/SpoVT family DNA-binding domain-containing protein: MKATGIVRKVDNLGRVVLPMELRRTLDIKENDPLEIFVEDDQIILKKYAPACIFCGEAKDVKNFKGKNVCGECKKELREEY; the protein is encoded by the coding sequence ATGAAAGCTACAGGCATCGTAAGAAAAGTTGATAATTTAGGGAGGGTAGTACTTCCCATGGAGTTGAGAAGAACTTTAGACATTAAAGAAAATGACCCATTAGAAATATTTGTTGAGGACGACCAAATAATTCTGAAAAAATATGCTCCAGCTTGTATATTTTGCGGAGAAGCAAAAGATGTTAAGAACTTCAAAGGTAAAAATGTTTGCGGCGAATGTAAGAAAGAGTTAAGGGAGGAATATTAA
- a CDS encoding recombinase RecT, whose protein sequence is MSKNQVAIIEKNIVDNVTNRVREFQRNGELVFPENYIPENALKSAYLMLQETQDKDKKPVLQTCTKPSIANALLSMVVQGLNPEKKQCYFIPYGNKLVLHRSYFGAMHVAKTVDPNIQDIYGMTVYEGDEFEYEIKHGKYVVTLHKQKLQNIHKDKIVAAYGTILYKDGREISEVLTIDQIKQAWKQSAMKPVDEKGNIKAGSTHDKFTADMAEKTAINKVCKYVINSSSDTSIVVQFAKKLDSEIAEAETQAIIEENANQELLDFDTEDVIEADAEVVDVEPIKEDKPKKEPEQIIIDEGPGY, encoded by the coding sequence ATGTCAAAAAACCAAGTTGCAATAATAGAAAAAAACATAGTTGATAATGTAACCAACAGAGTAAGGGAATTTCAGAGAAATGGGGAGCTAGTGTTCCCAGAGAACTATATACCAGAAAATGCTTTGAAATCAGCATATTTGATGCTACAAGAAACACAAGACAAAGATAAGAAGCCAGTGCTACAAACCTGTACTAAGCCAAGTATAGCAAACGCTTTATTGTCGATGGTAGTTCAGGGGTTAAATCCAGAGAAGAAGCAATGCTACTTCATACCATATGGAAATAAATTAGTTCTTCATAGGTCCTATTTTGGTGCGATGCATGTAGCTAAGACAGTAGACCCTAATATTCAAGACATATATGGAATGACAGTGTATGAAGGTGATGAATTTGAATACGAAATCAAGCACGGAAAATATGTAGTCACCTTGCATAAACAGAAACTACAAAATATTCATAAAGATAAAATTGTAGCTGCTTATGGGACAATCCTTTACAAAGACGGAAGGGAAATATCAGAAGTATTAACAATAGACCAAATAAAGCAGGCATGGAAACAGTCAGCGATGAAGCCAGTTGATGAAAAAGGCAATATCAAAGCAGGTAGTACTCACGATAAATTTACAGCTGATATGGCAGAAAAAACAGCTATTAATAAGGTTTGTAAGTATGTAATCAACAGTTCAAGTGATACAAGTATAGTTGTACAATTTGCTAAGAAATTAGATAGTGAGATAGCCGAAGCTGAAACTCAAGCAATTATCGAAGAAAATGCAAATCAAGAATTATTAGACTTTGATACTGAAGATGTCATTGAAGCAGATGCAGAAGTAGTAGATGTTGAGCCAATAAAAGAGGATAAGCCTAAGAAAGAGCCTGAACAGATAATTATAGACGAAGGACCGGGATATTAA
- a CDS encoding MBL fold metallo-hydrolase codes for MKLKVLASGSKGNCYILNSPTGSLLIEAGIPWKEMLKGLDYDISNVLACLVSHEHLDHSKSVADVMKAGIDCYMSKGTIDALNIPHNQSYRAIPAREGFQIDFGDFTVLSFKTEHDAADPRGFLIQYRPTKEKFLFITDSYYSKYKFKGLNYILIECNYIKETLDQNIENGYIDDSMKPRLLQSHFSLENVKEFLKANDLSQCQNIILLHLSDRNSDENQMIKEIEELTGIRPYVADKGLELILEMYPY; via the coding sequence ATGAAACTAAAAGTTCTTGCAAGTGGTTCAAAAGGCAATTGCTACATCCTTAATTCTCCAACAGGGAGCCTGCTAATTGAGGCAGGTATCCCTTGGAAGGAGATGTTAAAAGGTTTGGACTATGACATATCAAATGTATTAGCTTGCTTAGTGTCACATGAACATTTAGATCATTCAAAGTCAGTAGCAGATGTTATGAAGGCTGGTATTGATTGCTACATGAGTAAAGGCACTATAGATGCTTTAAATATACCACATAACCAAAGCTACAGAGCAATACCTGCAAGAGAAGGATTCCAAATAGATTTTGGAGATTTTACAGTGTTATCTTTTAAAACTGAACATGATGCAGCAGACCCAAGAGGATTTTTAATCCAGTATAGACCAACTAAAGAAAAGTTCTTATTTATCACTGATAGTTACTACAGTAAATACAAGTTCAAAGGCTTAAATTACATCTTGATTGAGTGCAACTACATCAAAGAAACCCTAGACCAAAATATAGAGAATGGATATATAGACGACTCAATGAAGCCAAGGTTATTACAGTCACATTTTAGTCTAGAAAATGTCAAAGAGTTTTTAAAAGCTAATGACTTAAGCCAGTGCCAAAATATAATTCTCTTGCATCTTAGCGATAGAAACTCAGATGAAAACCAGATGATAAAAGAAATTGAAGAACTAACAGGGATTAGACCTTATGTGGCAGATAAGGGGTTGGAGTTAATATTAGAAATGTATCCGTATTAG
- a CDS encoding 3D domain-containing protein, with amino-acid sequence MREIKDDSFGVLITIFIIILLALALVYALADEYKAEMKVYEAELQKQSETIKSLETKNAQLEEKLNSVTNDNELLNQLLRDFVKEFQKTKEEQPSRGSLVRKNLGEFMVTAYDLSVESCGKPIGHKEYGITASGFNLTGHTWETAKTIAVDPKVIPLGSKVRVTFTDEKYSKYNGEYIARDTGGAVKGKIIDLFLGDFSSNEESQKVRDFGRTKAIVEIIKSDKE; translated from the coding sequence GTGAGAGAGATAAAAGATGATTCTTTTGGAGTTTTAATAACTATTTTTATAATTATACTTTTAGCATTAGCATTAGTTTATGCATTAGCTGATGAATATAAGGCAGAAATGAAAGTGTACGAAGCAGAACTACAGAAGCAGTCTGAGACCATAAAATCATTAGAAACTAAAAATGCACAGCTAGAAGAAAAGCTGAATTCAGTTACAAATGATAATGAACTGCTAAACCAGCTATTAAGAGATTTTGTAAAAGAGTTTCAGAAAACAAAAGAGGAGCAACCCTCTAGGGGTAGTCTTGTAAGAAAAAATCTAGGAGAATTTATGGTTACAGCTTATGATTTATCGGTTGAGTCTTGCGGAAAACCTATAGGGCACAAGGAATATGGCATCACAGCTTCAGGATTTAACCTTACAGGTCATACATGGGAAACAGCAAAGACCATAGCAGTTGACCCAAAAGTAATACCACTAGGTAGCAAGGTTAGAGTTACATTTACAGATGAAAAATATTCAAAGTACAACGGTGAGTATATTGCAAGAGACACGGGAGGAGCAGTTAAAGGAAAAATAATAGATTTGTTCCTCGGTGACTTCAGTAGCAACGAAGAATCACAAAAGGTTAGAGATTTTGGAAGAACTAAAGCGATAGTAGAAATTATTAAAAGTGATAAGGAGTGA
- a CDS encoding replication terminator protein, whose translation MPNMINLESFAGGALAEKFNDGFQEVLKNISDLNTDFKKKRKLTLELEFQPDEERELSLIDIKVKTKLIPPIPVGTKILIDKDGNGNIVASEYQKQVRGQQYMRVDEETGEILAEKVDTKGIKLIK comes from the coding sequence ATGCCAAACATGATTAATCTAGAAAGTTTTGCAGGTGGAGCACTAGCAGAGAAATTTAATGATGGTTTTCAGGAAGTACTCAAGAACATTTCAGATTTAAACACAGATTTCAAGAAGAAAAGAAAACTAACGCTTGAACTAGAATTCCAACCTGACGAGGAAAGAGAGCTATCTCTAATCGACATCAAAGTTAAAACAAAACTGATACCACCTATTCCAGTAGGCACAAAAATATTAATAGACAAAGATGGTAATGGAAATATAGTAGCAAGCGAATATCAAAAACAAGTAAGAGGTCAACAATACATGAGAGTTGATGAAGAAACAGGCGAGATATTAGCAGAAAAAGTAGACACAAAAGGCATTAAGTTAATAAAATAA
- a CDS encoding replicative helicase loader/inhibitor — protein MTKPEVIKLLAMLAAAYPNMKEVNEVQINLWYDCLKDIDTKVALAAIKKHILESTFPPSIAEIRKQVMEVATPANEKLDGASGWGEVIKAIKEYGYYREKEALESMTPVTRKVVKYMGWQEICHSEKPDVVRGQFLKMYETVAEREKQDRLLPETFREEIKQISENTKAIAGLVSSMDMGEILK, from the coding sequence ATGACTAAGCCAGAAGTAATAAAGCTATTAGCTATGTTAGCTGCAGCTTATCCCAATATGAAAGAAGTAAATGAAGTACAAATAAACCTATGGTATGACTGTTTAAAGGATATAGACACAAAAGTTGCATTAGCGGCTATAAAGAAACATATTCTTGAAAGTACTTTCCCACCTTCTATAGCTGAAATAAGAAAGCAGGTAATGGAAGTTGCTACCCCAGCAAATGAAAAGTTAGATGGTGCTAGTGGGTGGGGAGAGGTAATCAAGGCTATTAAAGAATACGGTTACTATAGGGAAAAAGAAGCTTTGGAAAGTATGACACCAGTAACTAGAAAAGTAGTTAAGTACATGGGATGGCAAGAAATATGCCACAGCGAAAAGCCAGATGTAGTTAGAGGTCAATTTCTAAAGATGTATGAAACGGTAGCAGAACGAGAAAAACAAGATAGGCTGCTACCAGAGACGTTCAGAGAAGAAATAAAGCAAATATCAGAAAACACAAAAGCAATAGCAGGATTAGTTAGCAGTATGGATATGGGAGAAATCTTAAAATAA
- a CDS encoding winged helix DNA-binding protein, with protein sequence MDSLKDIITDEEILEVIKKHEGEHMPIRRLTDLLGFYSTSTTHGRIKDLERKGLIKVEIIRETRISVKG encoded by the coding sequence ATGGATAGCTTAAAAGACATTATTACTGATGAAGAAATACTAGAAGTAATAAAAAAGCATGAAGGCGAGCATATGCCGATTAGAAGATTGACTGATTTATTGGGTTTTTATAGCACCAGCACCACACATGGAAGAATTAAAGATTTAGAACGTAAAGGACTGATAAAAGTAGAAATTATTAGGGAAACACGAATCAGTGTGAAAGGTTAA